One Peribacillus simplex NBRC 15720 = DSM 1321 genomic region harbors:
- a CDS encoding DUF948 domain-containing protein gives MIIEYSVAAIALAFIWLVIFLISTLQKGMATIGEANQTLAEVRNAIHDLSGESKQLLQTANEITDDVKSKMKTVEPLLDSAQDVGEAIHSVTDSVKKATNGFRTEFSPKKINAIKPKSQFR, from the coding sequence TTGATTATTGAATATAGTGTGGCTGCAATAGCTTTAGCCTTCATTTGGTTGGTCATATTTTTAATCAGTACACTTCAAAAGGGAATGGCCACGATAGGAGAAGCCAATCAAACATTGGCTGAAGTGAGAAATGCCATCCATGATCTGTCCGGCGAATCGAAACAACTATTGCAAACTGCAAATGAAATCACCGACGATGTAAAATCTAAAATGAAAACGGTTGAACCATTATTGGATTCAGCTCAGGATGTAGGGGAAGCGATACATTCAGTTACAGACTCTGTTAAAAAAGCGACTAACGGCTTCCGGACAGAGTTTTCCCCGAAAAAAATAAATGCTATCAAACCCAAAAGCCAATTTAGATAA
- a CDS encoding oligosaccharide flippase family protein — protein MKSFYKGTLILIVAAFFGECIEFLVNMLLARELQEEGMGLYMSILPIFFLIYVIASLELHISISKFVAENKQAMHYNLIIHALKMAAVVVLIMCVVMPFILSFSSIMDRYHPYIKWLLITLIPIVAFSSIARGYFMGVQQMGKIALSNFLKDIIQFGLLFLIFNLFHFNQEKSLLMAFFVLIGSEFLVFLYLINLLILQMRIMRRGTNSRTTGKHARQKLLAVSLPTMGLRIFHAITNAIQPFLIHTALLSAGFGAVVATEHFGMLTGVAMTIGFFPAFIAHSLMIMLIPNVSNAYKKQDKEKLRVLLQKSMSFTVLYGVPAVIFIYFFAEPLTSLFFSSTSAAYYLKLLCPYFLFHFFVIPMQAYLIGLGLVKDAFIHTVWSHIVAFLMMYILGSQASLNMGGIILGMNTGAVLLTFMHYLTICKKIGISILLTKSRSISIK, from the coding sequence ATGAAGTCTTTTTATAAAGGAACGCTCATTTTGATTGTCGCAGCGTTTTTTGGTGAATGTATCGAATTTTTAGTGAACATGCTCCTAGCCAGGGAATTACAGGAAGAGGGCATGGGCCTTTATATGTCCATATTGCCAATTTTCTTTTTGATATATGTGATTGCCAGCCTTGAATTACATATTTCCATTTCAAAATTCGTTGCGGAAAATAAACAGGCAATGCATTATAATCTTATCATTCATGCACTTAAAATGGCTGCAGTCGTCGTATTGATTATGTGTGTAGTCATGCCTTTCATACTTTCCTTCTCATCCATAATGGACAGATATCATCCCTATATTAAATGGCTGCTCATAACATTGATACCAATAGTTGCCTTTTCATCTATTGCAAGAGGCTATTTCATGGGTGTCCAGCAAATGGGGAAGATTGCCTTATCCAACTTTTTAAAAGATATCATTCAATTCGGTTTGCTTTTCCTCATCTTTAATTTATTTCATTTTAACCAGGAAAAGTCATTATTGATGGCCTTTTTTGTTTTGATTGGCAGTGAATTTCTCGTTTTTTTATACTTGATCAACCTTTTGATTCTTCAAATGCGAATCATGAGGCGCGGTACGAACTCGCGGACAACCGGTAAACATGCACGGCAAAAGTTATTGGCGGTTTCGCTGCCTACCATGGGGTTAAGGATCTTTCATGCGATAACAAATGCCATCCAACCTTTTTTGATCCATACTGCCCTTCTCTCGGCAGGATTCGGTGCGGTAGTGGCTACAGAGCATTTTGGGATGCTTACTGGAGTTGCGATGACGATCGGCTTCTTTCCAGCCTTTATCGCGCATTCCTTAATGATCATGCTCATTCCGAATGTTTCGAATGCTTACAAAAAGCAGGATAAGGAAAAATTGAGGGTATTATTGCAAAAATCGATGTCTTTCACCGTATTGTATGGAGTTCCGGCTGTGATTTTCATTTATTTCTTTGCGGAACCTTTGACCTCCCTCTTTTTTTCTTCAACATCTGCCGCATACTATTTAAAATTATTATGCCCTTACTTCCTTTTTCATTTTTTTGTCATTCCTATGCAAGCCTATCTCATCGGCCTGGGTTTAGTGAAAGATGCTTTCATCCATACCGTATGGTCCCATATTGTTGCCTTTTTAATGATGTATATCCTAGGGTCTCAGGCTTCACTTAATATGGGAGGAATCATTTTAGGAATGAATACTGGTGCTGTATTATTAACTTTCATGCACTACTTGACCATTTGCAAAAAAATCGGCATAAGCATCTTACTGACGAAGTCAAGATCGATATCGATAAAGTGA
- the rocF gene encoding arginase translates to MKKEISIIGVPMDLGQTRRGVDMGPSAIRYAGLSERLESIGYTVRDEGDIKVEIQERAQSDLDTNLKNLQDVAEGNEKLSQKVDEVIQSNRFPLVLGGDHSIAIGTLAGLAKHSKNLGVIWYDAHGDLNTAETSPSGNIHGMSLAVSLGLGHPALINIGGYSPKVKPENIVIIGARSLDQGEKELIREKGIKVFTMHEIDRLGMTKVMEESIAYLKERTDLVHLSLDLDGLDPDDAPGVGTPVMGGISYRESHLAMEMLAEANIITSAEFVEINPILDEHNKTAEVAVALMGSLLGEKLLYGTEDQFNTTDLLVDVK, encoded by the coding sequence ATGAAGAAGGAAATTTCAATCATTGGTGTTCCAATGGATCTTGGTCAAACTAGAAGAGGAGTCGATATGGGTCCTAGCGCAATCAGATATGCAGGATTGAGTGAAAGACTTGAAAGCATAGGATACACTGTTCGTGATGAAGGTGATATTAAAGTAGAAATACAAGAGAGAGCTCAAAGTGATTTAGACACAAATTTAAAGAATCTACAGGATGTAGCAGAAGGCAATGAAAAATTGAGTCAAAAAGTGGATGAAGTCATCCAATCAAATCGTTTTCCTTTAGTACTGGGCGGAGATCACAGTATCGCTATCGGTACATTGGCCGGTTTAGCGAAGCATTCTAAGAACTTAGGGGTAATTTGGTATGATGCACATGGCGATTTGAACACAGCAGAGACTTCTCCATCTGGTAATATTCATGGTATGTCCTTAGCTGTTAGTTTGGGCCTTGGCCACCCTGCATTGATTAACATTGGCGGATATTCTCCAAAAGTCAAACCAGAGAATATTGTCATTATTGGTGCCCGTTCCTTAGACCAAGGGGAAAAAGAGTTAATCAGGGAAAAAGGGATTAAAGTTTTTACAATGCATGAGATTGATAGATTAGGTATGACAAAAGTGATGGAAGAATCAATTGCTTATCTGAAAGAACGTACGGATCTTGTACATTTATCCCTTGATCTTGATGGTCTTGATCCAGATGACGCACCTGGTGTTGGAACACCTGTAATGGGAGGTATTAGTTACCGTGAAAGCCATCTTGCCATGGAAATGCTAGCCGAAGCTAATATCATTACATCTGCTGAGTTTGTAGAGATAAACCCAATATTGGACGAGCATAATAAAACTGCTGAAGTTGCTGTCGCATTAATGGGCTCATTGCTTGGTGAAAAATTACTTTATGGAACGGAAGACCAATTTAATACTACTGATTTACTGGTTGATGTTAAATAG
- a CDS encoding YqaE/Pmp3 family membrane protein produces MLYLIAILIPPLAVLLAGKPIQALLNLVLTLFFYVPGLIHAILVVHDKKADKRMKQQAALIAKTKQTTK; encoded by the coding sequence ATTCTTTATTTAATTGCGATTCTTATCCCTCCATTAGCCGTATTATTAGCCGGTAAACCCATTCAGGCTTTGCTTAATTTGGTCCTCACACTATTTTTTTATGTCCCTGGTTTAATTCATGCAATCTTAGTGGTGCATGATAAGAAAGCTGATAAACGAATGAAACAGCAAGCAGCACTTATTGCTAAAACGAAACAAACGACTAAGTGA
- a CDS encoding amino acid permease, whose amino-acid sequence MKTIENQPNELKRSMKARHLFMISIGGCIGTGFFIGSGYTIHEAGAIGAILSYIVGGFIMYLTMLCLGELSVAMPVSGSFQTYATKFIGPGTGFAIGWLYWLGWAVTVALEFLAAGQLMQRWFPESPVWMWCAIFALLIFLLNALSAKAFGESEFVFSSIKVLAIILFIGVGGAAMFGLIDMKGGQEAPFFSNFFSEGLFPNGISALLITMITVNFSFQGTELIGIAAGESENPEKVIPKSIKQTVWRTLFFFVLSVSVLSAMIPREQAGIVESPFVVVLDSIGVPYAADIMNFIILIALLSVANSGLYAATRMLYSLSKEGMASPKLGMVNKRGIPLNALLITLAIAGLSLLSSVVAAKTVFVFLLSLAGLGAQIGWIAIAACLLAFRRSYIRKGGQVENLKFKVPLYPFIPILALIANCIVMISLAFVPEQRMALYCGGTFFLGCYAVYHFRVKKNKKVESPMQEVELTAGKKMVI is encoded by the coding sequence ATGAAGACAATAGAAAATCAACCAAATGAATTAAAACGGAGCATGAAAGCAAGACATTTATTTATGATTTCAATAGGGGGATGTATTGGTACTGGCTTTTTCATTGGTTCAGGCTACACCATTCATGAAGCTGGGGCCATCGGGGCTATCCTCTCTTACATAGTCGGCGGTTTTATCATGTATTTAACGATGCTTTGTCTCGGGGAGCTATCGGTTGCCATGCCTGTTTCCGGTTCGTTTCAGACATATGCGACTAAATTCATCGGTCCTGGAACCGGCTTTGCCATAGGATGGCTTTACTGGTTAGGTTGGGCTGTTACGGTTGCCTTGGAGTTTTTGGCAGCTGGACAACTTATGCAAAGATGGTTCCCTGAATCTCCCGTTTGGATGTGGTGTGCAATCTTTGCTTTACTCATATTTTTATTGAACGCATTATCAGCAAAGGCATTTGGCGAATCTGAGTTTGTTTTTTCAAGTATAAAAGTATTGGCCATAATCCTGTTTATCGGAGTTGGCGGTGCTGCCATGTTTGGTCTTATTGATATGAAAGGTGGACAAGAAGCACCATTTTTCTCCAACTTTTTCAGTGAAGGCCTCTTCCCGAATGGAATATCGGCCCTGCTTATCACAATGATTACAGTGAACTTTTCCTTCCAGGGCACAGAGCTAATCGGAATTGCCGCGGGAGAAAGTGAAAATCCAGAAAAGGTCATACCTAAATCGATCAAACAAACCGTTTGGCGTACCCTTTTCTTCTTCGTTCTTTCTGTCTCTGTTCTTTCAGCGATGATTCCAAGAGAACAGGCAGGAATCGTTGAAAGTCCATTCGTTGTTGTACTGGATAGTATCGGAGTTCCTTATGCGGCTGACATTATGAACTTCATCATTCTTATAGCGCTTTTGTCCGTTGCAAACTCCGGCCTTTATGCGGCAACACGTATGCTCTACTCGCTTTCTAAGGAAGGCATGGCAAGTCCAAAGCTCGGTATGGTAAATAAGCGAGGAATTCCGCTTAATGCCTTGCTTATCACCCTTGCAATAGCTGGTTTGTCTTTACTTTCAAGTGTAGTAGCCGCCAAAACAGTATTTGTCTTTCTTCTCTCCCTTGCAGGATTAGGAGCACAAATTGGCTGGATTGCCATCGCGGCTTGTCTTCTTGCTTTCAGAAGATCATATATCCGCAAAGGTGGACAGGTGGAAAACTTGAAATTCAAAGTACCGCTATATCCATTCATCCCCATTCTTGCCTTGATAGCAAACTGCATCGTCATGATCAGTCTAGCGTTTGTTCCTGAGCAGCGAATGGCCCTTTATTGCGGGGGGACATTCTTCCTTGGATGTTATGCGGTTTATCACTTTAGAGTGAAGAAAAACAAGAAAGTGGAATCTCCAATGCAGGAAGTTGAATTAACTGCCGGTAAAAAAATGGTCATTTGA
- a CDS encoding DUF3934 family protein has translation MSKAKAKSGTGKGTGTGTGKKGWNRWKTSANKKKNAKPYVSKGVKHSNDSKTSGHAAGDKTEK, from the coding sequence ATGAGTAAAGCTAAGGCTAAGAGCGGAACGGGTAAAGGTACAGGCACAGGAACGGGCAAGAAGGGCTGGAATCGTTGGAAAACAAGTGCCAATAAGAAAAAAAACGCCAAACCATATGTAAGTAAAGGCGTCAAACATTCCAATGACTCAAAAACATCCGGTCATGCTGCAGGTGACAAGACAGAAAAATAA
- a CDS encoding DUF948 domain-containing protein, which translates to MKMFIKLSVASVSGAVVYLIYNVNQTLRKGMGTLEETNKTLEEVRNAVHGLTHESKQLIHSANQITADVKGKMENVDPLLESAQDVGEMIHNVTNSMKEASLESRPKDLSTPTAPSTRTEAEGVQIKFK; encoded by the coding sequence ATGAAAATGTTTATTAAATTAAGTGTGGCCAGTGTCTCCGGAGCTGTCGTGTATTTGATATATAATGTTAATCAGACGCTGCGTAAAGGAATGGGAACACTTGAAGAAACAAATAAGACACTGGAAGAGGTAAGAAATGCAGTACATGGATTGACGCATGAGTCCAAACAATTGATCCACTCTGCCAATCAAATTACAGCGGATGTGAAAGGGAAGATGGAAAATGTCGATCCTTTGCTAGAATCCGCTCAAGATGTTGGGGAAATGATTCATAATGTAACCAATTCCATGAAAGAAGCCAGTTTGGAAAGCCGCCCTAAAGATTTATCCACTCCGACAGCTCCTTCAACTCGAACTGAAGCTGAGGGGGTTCAAATCAAGTTCAAATAG